From a region of the Zingiber officinale cultivar Zhangliang chromosome 10B, Zo_v1.1, whole genome shotgun sequence genome:
- the LOC122028655 gene encoding mitogen-activated protein kinase kinase kinase 20-like yields MENGMEWSRGDVVGRGSFATVSLAFVHEPCRWQLPSVVAVKSAPLSLSGSLRHEYSVLGQLQGCPQIVRCFGDEVVVDEATGVQSYNLFLEFADGGSLQDAVRRSGRGLGEPTIRRHARSLLRGLEYIHARGYTHCDIKLQNILVVGSGGDDIVIADFGLAHKIGENSVRGIRGTPLYMAPESAAGAECAAPADVWALGCAVAEMASGRPVWASSGCRDPWGLLFAIGFGAASPEIPEELSEEGKDFLRRCFIKDPQRRWTAQMLLRHPFVAQEDDLNRCGPAEDESPRSVLGLSDWPSPRSASDSNDFALKNSTELDKDASFPSPADRVKEMAITQCPNWAASSSSDVWIDVRCSVLEENDSNLEETISREGCRTAADGDTEFDNVGSSATFQLSLPSFGSQSAERIDCGFDSSRIVDSEVGVHCTKSSSSGQSFKMICLHSIH; encoded by the coding sequence ATGGAAAACGGCATGGAGTGGAGCAGAGGCGACGTCGTCGGCCGCGGCAGCTTCGCCACCGTCAGCCTCGCCTTCGTCCACGAACCCTGCCGGTGGCAGCTCCCCTCCGTGGTGGCCGTTAAGTCCGCGCCGCTGTCCTTGTCGGGTTCCCTCCGCCACGAGTACTCTGTGCTCGGTCAACTCCAAGGGTGCCCCCAAATCGTGCGCTGCTTCGGAGATGAGGTCGTCGTCGATGAGGCTACCGGAGTTCAGTCTTATAACCTCTTCCTCGAGTTCGCCGACGGCGGAAGCCTTCAGGACGCTGTCCGCCGGTCCGGCAGAGGACTCGGGGAGCCGACCATTAGACGGCATGCGCGCTCGCTCCTCCGTGGATTGGAGTACATCCACGCCCGTGGCTACACGCACTGCGACATCAAGTTGCAGAACATCCTCGTCGTCGGCAGTGGCGGCGATGACATCGTGATAGCGGATTTCGGACTGGCCCACAAGATCGGGGAGAATTCCGTCAGAGGAATTCGCGGAACCCCTCTCTACATGGCACCGGAGTCTGCAGCGGGGGCCGAGTGCGCCGCGCCAGCTGACGTTTGGGCGCTCGGATGCGCAGTGGCGGAGATGGCATCCGGGAGGCCGGTGTGGGCGAGCTCCGGATGCAGAGATCCCTGGGGTTTGCTCTTCGCGATCGGGTTCGGCGCGGCGTCGCCGGAGATTCCCGAAGAGTTGTCAGAGGAAGGGAAGGATTTCCTGCGGCGGTGCTTCATCAAGGACCCACAGCGGCGGTGGACGGCGCAGATGCTGCTGCGGCACCCGTTCGTGGCGCAGGAAGACGATCTAAACCGTTGCGGTCCGGCGGAGGATGAGTCACCGAGGAGCGTCCTCGGCTTGTCAGATTGGCCGTCTCCGAGATCAGCATCCGATTCAAACGATTTCGCTCTGAAAAATTCAACAGAACTAGATAAAGATGCTTCTTTCCCTTCCCCAGCTGATCGCGTGAAGGAAATGGCAATAACTCAATGTCCAAATTGGGCTGCATCTTCATCATCCGATGTGTGGATCGACGTGAGATGCTCTGTTTTAGAGGAAAACGACTCGAACCTTGAGGAGACGATAAGCAGAGAAGGCTGCAGAACAGCAGCAGATGGGGACACGGAATTTGACAACGTGGGATCTTCTGCAACATTTCAGCTTTCTTTGCCGTCTTTCGGTTCACAGAGTGCAGAAAGAATAGATTGTGGTTTTGATTCGAGCAGAATTGTTGATTCAGAAGTTGGTGTTCATTGTACGAAGAGCAGTTCATCAGGACAGAGTTTTAAGATGATCTGTCTCCACTCCATTCATTGA